AGAGCAAAGGATTCCTTTTAAAGAAAAGGGTTAGAGCTGATTTCACAACGTCGCTCTACACGTTGGTGAATAAACATGACGGTAGGATTTGATACTCACCTTACAAACCGGAAGAACCTCGACACAATATAAGTATTGCTGCTAGAGGGTAGAATATGtggatgagttggtggtaccttttttttattttattttttttcacgcagtggaaaccctcagaaaggtacccagctcccatggggggaactgggttatgcgGGATTCTTACCCGCTAAAACCACTGAGATAGCTGTCCTCGACACGGattggagaggctgcgggatcgtgttgatataaagCATCCCCGGCCTCTCTcatgctttgctccgctcgtggctcggcggagctttCCTCAGGGGGCACAGGTTATACCGCCCCCTCCCCCCActtctcgctagtgcgtacggcagcgcaaGGCCATCccagctgccgtcctcctcagaagttggtggtacctaccacaaCTTGTAATATGATTAGCGATAACAGAAACTGTACCGATTTCTGTCCAAGCCGGAGCCGTTCCTCCGCGACGTGTCGGGCCGCCTTGAGTTGGTCCTTGAGATTCAACGGGAATTTGAGATGCGTCCTGCCGACGTCGACGTGCGTGCGCGTGAAGAACGGGTGCAGCAGCAGCGCGTCCAGCGTGGCCGGCCCGCGACGCGCCGACTCGCTCGACGCGCACAGCCGCAGCACGCCTTCTGCATGTCACGACAGTCACTCAGTCATACAGAAGTACTGTTTCAAAGAACCTGGTAATTGTCTATATAGGATGATGAagacgaattaaaattaaaatggaataCTAGCTAGTAGTAATTTTTCTGTAACGAACAACCAATAGTGGAACGTTCTTCCGGCGTCTTTAAATCCTATATAACTTAGCATAGATagattcactggtggtagggctttgtgcaagctcgtctgggtaggtaccacccactcatcagatattctaccgcaaaacagcaatacttgatattgttgtgttccggtttgaagggtgagtgagccagtgtaattacaggcacaagggacataaaatcttagttcccaaggttggtggcgcattggatatgtaagcgatggttgacatttcttacaatgccaatgtctaagagcgttggtgaccacttaccatcaggtggcccatatggtcgtccgccttcctattctataaaaaaaaaatagatatagttTGGGTGTTCCCCTAGGACGCATTAATAGTGTTATTTGTTATCAGCCAAATGCaagaacgaataaaatatatataaggctatattttaatatttcaaaccaTTCAATGCGGGGCAAAATCAACCGAAGCTACTCAAATTGCGGGTTTTTATTATGCATACGTTTTCCGCAcctgatttttttttgattatgtAACGAtgaacacacatacatatatacgtacattgtaaacaaaattaaaaataaaaatattatttacccaATTCATCCGAGATTCCATCTGGATATATATCACAGTAGCATGTCTCAAGTGGAGCAGCAAACGCCATTTCATACAACGTTCTACCAAAGCAGTAGACATCTACCGCTTCTGCAGAGCTCGTTCGCTTCAGCTCTAGTAGAAACGGTCGATAGAAACTCGGCACGCCCATTAGAAAATTCTCGACATCCATTAAAAGAGCCGATTGATTTTCTATTGTTATGTTTCCTGGATGGACGTTTCCtagaaatcatttaaaatactcATTGTACGATCGGGAAATGTCAGaaatgatatgcgatattgaaaatatttcaggTTTTTAAAAATCACATTTATGATTAATGAGTAGACATTCATAAGTTAGCtgaaatatttttggtaaaCTATgttcaaattattacaaaaatggaAATTACGTGAAAACGAGTTCCTTTTCTTAAAATAGGTTAAATAGGTTGTAATAAAGCTCTAAGCTCACCGTGACATAATCCTTTGCTGTGCAGAAACTTCAGTGCTTGTAAAATTTGGTATCCGTAATGTGCTATTTGTCCATTGGTAAAAGGTTTTCTAACCTTTGGATTTCCATACTTaactaaataattcttattgtaCTCAGTCCCATATAATAAATCTCTAATGCTTCCGTTCTCATGAATTTTTCTAACTACGTAGGCACCCGTTTCTAATGCATGCATTGATAATACATTGTCTATGTAGGGATGCTAAAAATGTTAATGATTTTAGTATAAAGCAACCTGCAACTTGATTATTTATTGTCCTTCCAGGAGAAACTCatcctttattataaaataaaaatatctgaaatAGTATAACTTAATCCTTATGCCTTATAGTTTATGCCAAGCATTGATATTGCAGTCAACCAGTTATGGCAATGCCTTTTATCAaaactttaactttttaatataaataaaagctattatgataaattataatataaaagctgAAGAGTGTGTTTGCCtgcatataaaatttttataaatatgtatttcattacaCAACTGTATTTACCACAATTCTATAAGAACTCTTCGTAACAATCATGaacattttaagaattatttgtatacatacttttactttaagcaaaaaataattggtaattccaatttttttttaaatctgttttaAGGTTAATACCTTAAAACTTTAGCAATCTATTCTGATCACTAAACGAAACCTTTATGTACAATttgcatttaataaatgtattcacTGTATTCTCTTGTTCTagattagcaaaaaaaaaaagttatgaatattaaattatatatgttaaaaattctCACAGATATATTCTGTAAACTCTTGAAGGCTAATTGTAAGTCTTTACTATGTAAGGTACAGTCAGGCCCATAAGTCTGCCACGATAGCATACAGTTCAACTGACTCTCGGTATCATTGACCTgtgaatgataaaaaaaaatgcactatttatagcattttaaattatgattacaaAGGACATTAAGAAGCCATTTCATAAgtgaaaatatatagaataaactatatattaatttatagacatattaattgtcataaaacaaaaaaacctgTGCCTTTTCACTTATGAACTTCATACATTGCAATTTGCAATAACCATTTGATCTTTGTTTGAGATTCAATATTTTACCTCCTGGGCCATCTTAtctcttaattattaaaaaatacaatcctCAGTTTAtacttactaaaaaataatgtttcctTATCCTCCATCCAATATCTGTTAAAGAACATTTTAACTCAAACTGACCATCCCCTCTTAAAGCTATTGAAATAGTCTGAAGTGCTTGTTCTGTGAACGACAAAATAAAccatttatgaattaattatatacatgttaattatatttgctgttaattttttttattgaaattttttatatctattatactatataagcAATATTGCCATTGGCAGTTTTTTATTCTGAGGAGAACACTAGGTAATAAGAGCCGAAGGTAGATATAGTTAAAAAGCCAATTTTGTTCCCAATGTTGTGTATAATATGTGATAATttttgcattttcatttacttaatatgaaaaataactatttcaattttaataattactcaatacatttatatttgggtcactttttctaagtaaagcactgtattttctaaacattaaattcttaaagaaattaataaattttttgctAAAACATTAGATATTTGCATCTGGAATTTGGGGTTGATAAGGGACCACCAACCCCTATAAAAACAACGACAACATGCAAATTTCTAATGCCATcccagattttattttatacaaacatcTATTAATACATACCAGTAATGGATAATGGGTAATTGTTAGGATCCAAAAACCTTCTTACTTGTAATGATAAAGATAGCACTTGGTGTTTCAGgacttcatttatataattcttaaaacaagaataaaaaggtttaagaaaaatattatatgttatcatatgaaaagaataattatatcattatcatgaaaaataaaaacctgCAATGCCACTTGTCGCTCAGCCACAAATGATGGTTGCATATTTCCAATAAGTTTTTTAGGTGGAATAGAAAGGTCAATGTTAGCCTGCTGTAGGCCGACATGCAAAGCAGCAAAGTCTCTGTATCGACGGGACACCGTCCATCTATTCTCCTTATTCTGCCCTCGTTGTACACGCAATATGTATTcctataattcaattaaataataaacaaacaaaaatagctTCTTTTCTATATGTTGCAATAATGGCTAAAACGTACAGTGTGATTATTAATGTTTTGCGCATTTTCTAAAACACATTCAAGCCTTTCGGTGTCATCTATTTGCACTTTGGTTTGCGAAGATCTCTCGAATATAGCCATCACAATTTAtagaacttaaaaatatttattggaatCCTACAGTAAGCTACAAACATTTTGTTATCACTTTTAATTGTCAAACATTTTGACCATTGAAGTCGGCTGACTTTTTCCAGCTGACATTTCAAAGGTACTGATATATCTATAgacaataaaatcaaatcataaaaactataagaaaacaatatataaaaaattaatattttatgaatataaatggaatgtaattattaaatattttattttatatatgtttattaatgtcATGCGATCACATgacattcaaaaatattttgcttaagCTTAAAACTAATGTCTTTAGTAGataccaaaaataatttatttaggacTTTTCTTAgaaatacaaaatgtataagattataataataaaaacatcgtaaggtaAAAAAAGtatgcttaaataatttataaccaaTTTACGATAAATTCGACATCCTGTCAGCAGTTTAGAAATAAGCAAatagagtatttttttactttcatcatatttatttcaggtaattagtgaaattaaagtaaacaaattGTGTAACGATACATTttaagcataaaaaatatatgaaatacttGTATTTGCATTCAATAgtcttaaattatgtaataagatGTGTGTTTCTAAACAGAAGGCTGCAGTACTATTCAACCACAGACAACGATCGATTGTGTCATTTCCTGTAATAACGCAACGAGTCGCGAGCGGAGTGTAACACGGTTCTCAGTCTGCCATTGAAATTaagtatttgttaaaaatgtcgCTGATCTCCGCTCGTTTGGCCTCCTCGGTGGCCAGGCGCTTGCCTAATGCTGCCACCcaggtatttatttaattttgagtaTATTTTGACCAAAAATTATACATTCCGGTTACTATGTTCACCGCAATGTCGGCCCCATAActtgatatatttaatgaaattactattaattgGGTTATATGTGGTCGTCTATactaagatatatttaattattcttaatttggTATATTCGCCATTAATTCATATGATATTTATCATAATCAGAATATCGTGTTATGTAATAGAGCTCGATTGAATTTATGTCAAAAAGCATGTCTATTTTCTCCtttagtgtatttattttagtttcaaattTGCGGTATTAATCCAAAATACTATAGGtctattgaaatgtttttagttaatttcaaatattcgaTGGTAGGTGTCGAAGGTCGCTGTGCCCGCGGTGGCGGTGGCTTCCCGCAAGCTCCATGTCTCGTGCACGCAACGGGCTGCCGAAATCTCCACAATCTTGGAGGAGAGAATCCTCGGTGCCGCACCCAAGGTTAGTATACATGTTACATAAACTATGTAGACTTTTTCAATAAGTAATAGATTTTTGTaaaggttatatttaaaatctatatattgttgaaaatctatttatagattataaaaataaatcataagtaaggtaaaaaaacgaaattaagCCATATAAAggttaatttataagaaaacaatgaATAATTAAGGATCAGCTGTTTTGTGCCTTTTGCAGTTTTATACCTAGTCTTTATTTAGTGTTTTTagagaataattaaattgaaaacttagttataataatttgatttttactttatatataataagtttatgagctcaatattgaaataatattactgagaattttttttcaGAGTagcaaaattaaatagatataaaaaaaaactaatttcatttttaataaaaagttataattaaaaactataattttattataatttaatacaagcatataatgtatgtattgtattttatgcttatatataaatatctgattTAATTCTCTAGGCCGATTTGGAAGAGACTGGCCGTGTGTTAAGCATCGGAGACGGTATTGCCCGTGTGTATGGTCTTAAAAACATTCAAGCTGAAGAGATGGTGGAATTCTCTTCTGGTCTAAAGGTTTGTACCTTCATTGCTTGTATTATAGAATATACATTTTGACACAATCAATCACTAAGAGAATATGATATAATGTTTCATACATCTTTCTTCTTACGTTTCTTACTTATAATGATGAGACAAAATTTCATTTCTATGTtgggatttaataataattgaataataagaaataaattgttcATTTTCAATTGCTATCAAACTATTGCCATgatttacaatataaacataattttttattgaacatttgtgaaaaatttattacagctacagaaaaaaaacctttgcatactttaaacattaataactagatagatagatagtatAATTAAACTGCAGTATGGAGATAAAATTCTTATGTAATCTTATCAGGGTATGGCCCTTAACTTGGAACCCGACAATGTTGGTGTGGTGGTGTTCGGTAACGACAAGCTGATCAAGGAAGGCGACATTGTAAAACGTACTGGTGCCATCGTAGACGTTCCCGTCGGCGAACAGCTACTCGGACGAGTAGTAGATGCTCTTGGAAACGCCATTGATGGCAAGGGTCCCGTTGACACCCAGTCACGTATGCGTGTCGGTATCAAGGCTCCTGGTATTATCCCCCGTGTATCTGTACGCGAGCCTATGCAGACTGGtaagatattacaatatatgtcTAATTAACCACAgtgtctatttattaaatatttcatcttattttttatacttacttgTACTTAGCTCATAAATAAATGCACATATTACcttgtatttaaatgaaataaagtctTGACCTTACTTTTGGTAATTGCCCTGACAACATCCAGCAAGAAACTCAAGTCCTCACATCTCATGAAATGACAAGTAtatgcaatattaaatttagtatgtcattcatgaaaaaattaacaatgaaatataaaaatattccttgTCGTACTACTCATTTTTAACATGAGCCATCATTTTATTGTTAGAGAGGACAAATAAGCTACTGCACAAAATAGTCAACTGCTAGTTCACTTGTAGCAAAAAAATCCTCTCATTGCATATGTCTTGCATGGTATCAAAGTTATGTCATAATTTCCGTAGTGTCTAATTTAGATAGTTAGTCCACTTAcctttatataagtttatacattttttcaactttttagtaaaaataaaaaataaaactacatatgtacaatttttatttaggtattaaAGCTGTGGACTCCCTAGTACCTATTGGCCGTGGACAGCGTGAGCTGATCATTGGTGACCGTCAGACCGGTAAAACTGCCCTGGCTATTGACACCATCATCAATCAGCAACGTTTCAACAAGGGTGACGATGAGAAGAAAAAGCTTTACTGCATCTACGTTGCCATCGGTCAGAAGAGATCTACTGTTGCACAGATTGTCAAGAGGCTGACTGATGctggtaaaattattatttaattattaaatattattcttattaagtatttattaacttatattcCTATTActaaattacatttcttttaattactaaaattttaattttttctaaggTGCCATCAACTATACAATTATCGTGTCCGCTACCGCTTCTGACGCCGCTCCTCTGCAATACTTGGCACCTTACTCTGGCTGTGCCATGGGAGAGTTCTTCCGTGACAACGGCAGGCACGCACTTATCATCTACGACGATCTTTCCAAGCAGGCTGTCGCCTACCGTCAGGTAATAATATCTTTGTTTGACTTGGTATCAATTTATGAATAATGCAAATTATTAATACCTATGATTAATGGATTTGgtgagttttatatttatgcaaTGATTGACATGTTGATAGATGTCCCTGCTGCTGCGTCGTCCCCCTGGTCGTGAGGCCTACCCTGGTGATGTGTTCTACCTCCACTCCCGATTGCTTGAACGTGCCGCCAAgatgtatgtatttgtaaaaataaatataatagcaaagaaaataaaagaaaagtagtagaactattaatatagtaaaagtaaactgtaaaaatagtttttagatattattatacataaacatattcaattatataattaatgcatttaatgaaataaatataaataaaaaatgtaaaaaaaaaaaacacaaaacattgtaatataaattattcatattttttatgatttctttaGGTCAGACAAGATGGGTGGTGGTTCTTTGACTGCTCTCCCTGTCATTGAGACCCAGGCTGGTGACGTATCTGCATACATTCCCACCAATGTGATCTCTATCACCGATGGCCAGATCTTCTTGGAGACTGAATTGTTCTACAAAGGTATCCGACCAGCCATCAACGTCGGTCTGTCTGTATCCCGTGTAGGATCCGCTGCTCAGACCAAGGCCATGAAGCAGGtgagaaataaatatgtaattaaatgttaaaagtgcattttaaaatattactatctaTAAACAATTATggctttataaatattgcttagtagctgtttagttaaatagcAATTTCGTTCTTtctgtaattattgatttgacattcaaaagaagaagacatactGCAttattgcttaactaatcacttgttaaagaatatttataaataaggcagttagtgtttattttttaatgtaaattaaaataccaataaatttaggcaattttaaaaagtaaataaagttatgGATAAATTAGTACTAAAAAGTAGTATTGCATAGTAATTTTGCTTTGGATTCATATGTATTCGATGGttgcattattaatatttgtacttagttttatataattaagatttttatttattaagtggaAACATTGAAAACAGACATAATTCTAGGGAAGCAAAActgtattttaactatatttattgcTTTGTTATTACCCAGGTTGCTGGTTCCATGAAGCTGGAGCTGGCTCAGTACCGTGAGGTAGCCGCTTTCGCCCAATTCGGTTCAGATTTGGATGCTGCTACTCAGCAACTGCTTAACCGTGGTATGCGTCTTACTGAGCTGCTCAAGCAGGGACAGTATGTGCCCATGGCCATTGAAGAACAGGTAATTACAAAGAGTTTAGAATAATATGATACAAAGTGATAATATTAGAGGAAATTGAATGCCTGGTTTTAATGATAACTTTTGTATATGCTTTTATCATATCGACTTAAAttcagtagtagtagtagttatcGAATTTATCCTTaaacatgttaattttttttaacacttattgttaaataaaataaatcaatacaattcaaatataatcttatttacaGGTTGCCATCATCTACTGTGGTGTTCGTGGACATCTCGACAAACTTGACCCCACCAAGATCACCGCTTTTGAGAAGGAATTCACCCAGCACATCAAAACCAGCCACCAGGCCCTGCTTAACACCATCGCCAAGGATGGTCAGATCACACCCGAATCTGATGCGTCATTGAAGAAGATCGTCACAGACTTCCTCGCTACTTTCACAGCGCAGTAAAGCCTAGTTTCGACGAAATTGTCTTAAGATTGTACAAAATTATCCAATAAACCCAAATGCTTTGTACAATCTCAAGCCAAGAATCAGTAAAATATTAAGTGACCGTCAATGGAAGCGTTCAAAGCTTTGTGCTTCAATCAGTGGTCTATAGTAGTGATCATTCATATGGACTGTATTGAATGTGAATACAATCATGGAATGTATTTATCTTTTGGAGTCAGCAgtggttatatataaataaaattattatttatttgcgttTTTTATTtcccaataaattttaaaaaatatcaaaatggcTTAAtgagatatataattaataagatacaaataaataatatcaataaaaaaaattattacattatataattcaaaataaatattgtaaatttttacattattccaaatattttatactcaaTAGCCTAGCAAAgtaattaaaagcaaaattaaaattagcaaAGTAAAATTTAGACTGCTACTTATGTATAGTGACCTATCCATTTCCTAAACAAATTACTCCATTTATTTggaatataatattctttaaaaaaaaaaattggtatcaCCAAAAAAAGAAACCTGAAAActgaattatacaaattaaactaaatGGGCGGGCATTTGTGCTGTCTTAAtaggtattatttatgtaaattttaattatacctcAATACTGACTTCAAAATATTGAACTAGGCTGTAGAGTGCATAATATATTTGCCTTTTCGAAGAGATATCTATTAAACATTCTTTGGTTTTTATTATTGAGAGTAGCATGGATCCtataaaatcctttttttatagattccATGTATGATGTATTAACTCAGAAGATATGAGTTTTAATCTAAAAATGTTACTAAGTGAGATTTCCTCCTGACTGGCTTTAAATCCAATCCGGGTATGGGCCTCGGGGTCGCCACATTTACCCGGGCTAGTTCCTCCCCGGCAAGTAATCTTGCCGTGTCATATATTTTGGTCCGACGGGCCAGGGCTTACTCTCACCCAGTGGTTGTCCTACATATCTGTGTGGTCAGTTGTCTTGTCCAGTTGTTTGTCAAATCCAGTATTTGTCGTCGTCCTATCTTCAGTCCTCCAAATCGTCGCCCACGATGCCCGTGCCGGGGCAGATGGTTGGCGACAGTAGGAGCTTACGAGGTAGAGGACGACCCTCTGGTGGTCGAGCGTGTAATGGTACTCTACCGTAGAGGTGCCCACTGCCCACTCGCACTGCTATCCGCTCTAGCAAACAGTGGCGGACGAACTCGTCCGTGGTGTAACTGTATACAAGTAGGGTTCCATAAATTGACAGGATAACGCTAGTATAGCTAAAGCTTaaacctaaaatatatttatgcttcTATTAATTGAGATTGATAAATTTGATTAACATAATAATCTTATTGTAGCACTTTTTGAAAGTTGATGAGTAATTTTCTctttatgtatgttatgtactCTACTACACTAGTGTGTATTAGCGTGTTCCTTCAAATACAATTTTCATACTAGGCTTGCAGCGCCATCACAAAAAAGTCTTCTTCTTATCTCTGTGCTCCATAGTTTTTATTGACATAGGACAACATGTAACATCACAGTGACAGTAAACTGTTGAATGTTGGTTTATTTTGACAGCTTGCGGCATGTGTGATTTCCAATGTTTTAAAGTTTAggctaattttataaaagtgtaTGAAATTTATACctcattatgtattaaaataatattttgaaggaACCGATAAtcaagatataaaattaaaaattgtaaagagAAGAGTTAAAACAATAATGGAGTTTTTTGAAAAAGCGCACATTATGAAAAGTGATGAATCAAAAAGTAAGAAATCTACAGAAAATGTCAAGAAACAATTGAAACAAATGTTATACGGATACAAAGTCAGTGATAATAAACTCATACAAAATGCTGGTAATGTTAAAAATGATTTCGACGATTCTACATCAGTGAGTGGATTTTCAGACTTAAATCTAACCAATTCTAGTCATGAAGATGATACCACACATGCAGAAACAACGGCTAATGATGAAAGTAGTTTAACTGATTTAAGTGAAAACTTGAGTTCTGCAAATGTACTTTCTGATAATAATCATACTCCTAATCATGAAAATGAATTTGATGAGAATACAATTTCTGAAAGTAATGAAAACATTGAATCATTTTCTGAAGTCATTATTGATGAAGAAGATGTATCCTCTTTAAATGAcagtaatatatcaataataagtgGAATTCTTGAATCTTCACCTGAAAGTGAAAATTCGGACGTATTTGATGCAGATGGTAACTTGGCTGCTGAAATTCTTAAAAAGTTAGAATTAATGAATGTTAAAAAACTGAAACACAAACGGAAGTATAGTGAAGTTGACAATGATGACTATATgatactatataaaaatcaaatgaagGAAGAAGTTTTTTCTGAAACAGAAACTAGCGATAGAGATAATGTTTTATCAACTAGTAGTGATGAGATTGAAACCAATAATTATTTTGGAGCAAATCCAAAGTCTCCTCAATTTGTTTCGATAACAGCTACAGATATGCAAAATCAAAGTTTAGATGAAATTTTAGGAGAGTACAAATACTCCACTATCAGAAATATAACATCAGAGAATTTTAATACTGCTTCGTCAACTAATAATTCTGGTATATTTACTGAGGATACTATGAATGTTGATATTCAGACAGAGGATGATGTTTGTAGCTTAATACCAGAAGTAGATGATATTCCACCACCTGAAGAAATTGATAAGGAATTTGAAAATCTTGAAATATCACACACACAAGAAAGTATAAATAATCTCGATAATACATTACTATCTGAACTGGCCTCCGATACTGAATTAGTAATAACAGAAGATGCTGTTAATTTAGaggaaacttttaaattatactatacCCGAAATAGTTGTATAGTCACATTAAAGCACCCTTCAGAACTGTTCATACAAGGAAAGGTTAAAATTAAAGCTTTATTTGGAAAAGTTGAAGTATTTGGTTATACTCTTAAAGATGACACCTGTAATGTTTATGcaccttattataattttgctcAATTTATAAAGACTGTTGAACATTCAAGTGCTTATTATGGCTTATTTGGTAAACTAACATCATCTGGTCTCTCGGCAACAGAGGCTGAAGACATAGTTACATCTATTGGGCATCAAGATGGAGTTATTGTCTTACAGACATTAGATGAAGTGACAATGGACTTTGTAGATAGTAATTTTAAAGCCACTAATCTCTTTGTTAAACCAAATAAAATGATTGAGCCATATTTCATAAAAGcatcagatattttaaattgctcTCTCTTTTCTGCAAGGCCATGGAAAAGCTTTGAAATACATCCTGTGTGGAAAGAAGCAAATGGACATGCTCAAAGTGTGTTTATTGATCTATTTTATGGTCTATAGCTTACTTCTCATATATTTCAGgaatatgtattgttatttgtaaacatgcttctttaaatattttttagtaatgttgtcacattttataattgatgcaatatattttattttttagatcaATTAAGCAGAGGAATAGTTTGCGGCGGAGCTGGTGTTGGAAAGTCTACATATTTAAGGTATCAAGTAAATAAACTCCTCGATAATGGTCCAGTACTTGTAGTGGATTTGGACCCAGGACAATGTGAATTTACTGTAGCAGGAAATATCAGCGCTACCATTGTTACTTCT
This genomic stretch from Nymphalis io chromosome 17, ilAglIoxx1.1, whole genome shotgun sequence harbors:
- the LOC126775148 gene encoding PX domain-containing protein kinase-like protein, whose amino-acid sequence is MAIFERSSQTKVQIDDTERLECVLENAQNINNHTEYILRVQRGQNKENRWTVSRRYRDFAALHVGLQQANIDLSIPPKKLIGNMQPSFVAERQVALQNYINEVLKHQVLSLSLQVRRFLDPNNYPLSITEQALQTISIALRGDGQFELKCSLTDIGWRIRKHYFLVNDTESQLNCMLSWQTYGPDCTLHSKDLQLAFKSLQNISHPYIDNVLSMHALETGAYVVRKIHENGSIRDLLYGTEYNKNYLVKYGNPKVRKPFTNGQIAHYGYQILQALKFLHSKGLCHGNVHPGNITIENQSALLMDVENFLMGVPSFYRPFLLELKRTSSAEAVDVYCFGRTLYEMAFAAPLETCYCDIYPDGISDELEGVLRLCASSESARRGPATLDALLLHPFFTRTHVDVGRTHLKFPLNLKDQLKAARHVAEERLRLGQKSVQSAKREVRIQEILNSEKEMKKQKKKARRRESVWKSSSSLADVSTASSPSPPSPPTPPAPPAPVPPPASASSRGALLSAICSFDKSRLSRVVSR
- the LOC126775060 gene encoding ATP synthase subunit alpha, mitochondrial, with the protein product MSLISARLASSVARRLPNAATQVSKVAVPAVAVASRKLHVSCTQRAAEISTILEERILGAAPKADLEETGRVLSIGDGIARVYGLKNIQAEEMVEFSSGLKGMALNLEPDNVGVVVFGNDKLIKEGDIVKRTGAIVDVPVGEQLLGRVVDALGNAIDGKGPVDTQSRMRVGIKAPGIIPRVSVREPMQTGIKAVDSLVPIGRGQRELIIGDRQTGKTALAIDTIINQQRFNKGDDEKKKLYCIYVAIGQKRSTVAQIVKRLTDAGAINYTIIVSATASDAAPLQYLAPYSGCAMGEFFRDNGRHALIIYDDLSKQAVAYRQMSLLLRRPPGREAYPGDVFYLHSRLLERAAKMSDKMGGGSLTALPVIETQAGDVSAYIPTNVISITDGQIFLETELFYKGIRPAINVGLSVSRVGSAAQTKAMKQVAGSMKLELAQYREVAAFAQFGSDLDAATQQLLNRGMRLTELLKQGQYVPMAIEEQVAIIYCGVRGHLDKLDPTKITAFEKEFTQHIKTSHQALLNTIAKDGQITPESDASLKKIVTDFLATFTAQ
- the LOC126774798 gene encoding polynucleotide 5'-hydroxyl-kinase NOL9, whose translation is MEFFEKAHIMKSDESKSKKSTENVKKQLKQMLYGYKVSDNKLIQNAGNVKNDFDDSTSVSGFSDLNLTNSSHEDDTTHAETTANDESSLTDLSENLSSANVLSDNNHTPNHENEFDENTISESNENIESFSEVIIDEEDVSSLNDSNISIISGILESSPESENSDVFDADGNLAAEILKKLELMNVKKLKHKRKYSEVDNDDYMILYKNQMKEEVFSETETSDRDNVLSTSSDEIETNNYFGANPKSPQFVSITATDMQNQSLDEILGEYKYSTIRNITSENFNTASSTNNSGIFTEDTMNVDIQTEDDVCSLIPEVDDIPPPEEIDKEFENLEISHTQESINNLDNTLLSELASDTELVITEDAVNLEETFKLYYTRNSCIVTLKHPSELFIQGKVKIKALFGKVEVFGYTLKDDTCNVYAPYYNFAQFIKTVEHSSAYYGLFGKLTSSGLSATEAEDIVTSIGHQDGVIVLQTLDEVTMDFVDSNFKATNLFVKPNKMIEPYFIKASDILNCSLFSARPWKSFEIHPVWKEANGHAQNQLSRGIVCGGAGVGKSTYLRYQVNKLLDNGPVLVVDLDPGQCEFTVAGNISATIVTSPLFGPSFTHLKKPEIMLNIGMINTMDNAKRYVSAVHSLITHCSNNETLANMRWIINTMGMTNVLGQKFITLIITLSKPTYLIQYESKSNKKRFESFLRPHNVKLMYEDYKNDYLFADSSYPNDLNYSFVLANDTERSFKGKFSLRPKDERYLNFVAYFSQLINIQKNILGIVPYQVHLKDLYIGTNVIIKEDCVTKVINGKIVALCQQAQQCVTANPKVFTLSDKPLRCYGHGLIRGVDWEKGILYVITPVPSKELGSVDTLVYADWVPELVGQEIQLPKGTVVPYRTITQDHNKQLMSTPRRRFNPLQLLKMARSS